A genomic stretch from Georgenia muralis includes:
- a CDS encoding acyl-CoA ligase (AMP-forming), exosortase A system-associated, producing the protein MRTQVHHLLEQRALSHGTTPALTDKSATRSYAELWDLVRVAAGGLRDLGLGREDRVAVFLDKRIETVASVFATSAAGGAFVPVNPLLRPQQVAYILTDCDVRVLVTSPERLELLAGELASCPALEHVVLVGGTPASPSAPAAPDERDDAPAGPGYRVHTWLELTAAVRPQAPPTAGIDQDIGAILYTSGSTGKPKGVVLSHRNLIVGAESVSGYLANTADDVILSVLPLSFDAGFSQLTTAFSVGAHVVLMNYLLARDVPRLCARHGVTGLTCVPPLWIQIADLDWPEEAVRPLRYFANTGGRMPKVTLDRLRATFPAARPYLMYGLTEAFRSTYLDPEEVDRRPGSIGKAIPDAEILVVRPDGSRCDPGEEGELVHRGALVALGYWNDPVRTAERFRPAPGRDAAWRSPEIAVWSGDTVVADAEGFLYFVGRKDEMIKTSGYRVSPAEVEEVAHTTGLVRDAVALGVADDLLGQRVVLVASPAARDGFTAEALLQAMRRSLPLYMVPSEVVVRPELPRSPNGKLDRALLREELAR; encoded by the coding sequence ATGAGGACCCAGGTCCACCACCTGCTGGAGCAGCGCGCCCTGAGCCACGGCACGACACCGGCGCTGACCGACAAGAGCGCCACCCGCAGCTACGCCGAGCTCTGGGACCTGGTCCGGGTCGCCGCCGGCGGGCTGCGGGACCTCGGGCTGGGACGCGAGGACCGGGTGGCCGTCTTCCTCGACAAGCGCATCGAGACCGTGGCCTCCGTGTTCGCCACGTCCGCGGCCGGCGGTGCGTTCGTCCCCGTGAACCCGCTGCTGCGGCCGCAGCAGGTCGCGTACATCCTCACCGACTGCGATGTCCGCGTCCTGGTGACCTCCCCCGAGCGGCTCGAGCTGCTCGCCGGGGAGCTCGCCTCCTGCCCGGCCCTGGAGCACGTCGTCCTGGTGGGAGGGACCCCGGCCAGCCCGTCCGCCCCGGCGGCCCCGGACGAGCGCGACGACGCGCCGGCCGGCCCGGGGTACCGGGTCCACACCTGGCTGGAGCTCACCGCGGCGGTCAGGCCGCAGGCCCCGCCGACCGCCGGGATAGACCAGGACATCGGCGCCATCCTCTACACCTCGGGCAGCACGGGGAAGCCCAAGGGGGTGGTGCTCAGCCACCGCAACCTCATCGTGGGCGCGGAGAGCGTGAGCGGCTACCTCGCCAACACCGCCGACGACGTCATCCTCTCTGTCCTGCCCCTCAGCTTCGACGCGGGGTTCAGCCAGCTCACCACCGCGTTCAGCGTGGGCGCCCACGTGGTCCTCATGAACTACCTTCTCGCCCGGGACGTCCCGCGGCTGTGCGCCCGCCACGGCGTGACCGGGCTGACCTGCGTGCCGCCGCTGTGGATCCAGATCGCCGACCTCGACTGGCCCGAGGAGGCCGTGCGCCCCCTGCGGTACTTCGCCAACACCGGTGGCCGGATGCCCAAGGTCACCCTGGACCGGCTGCGCGCCACCTTCCCCGCCGCCCGCCCGTACCTCATGTACGGCCTCACCGAGGCGTTCCGCTCCACCTACCTCGACCCCGAGGAGGTCGACCGGCGCCCCGGGTCCATCGGCAAGGCGATCCCCGACGCCGAGATCCTCGTGGTCCGCCCCGACGGGTCCCGCTGCGACCCCGGCGAGGAGGGCGAGCTCGTGCACCGGGGCGCGCTGGTCGCCCTGGGGTACTGGAACGACCCGGTGCGCACCGCCGAGCGGTTCCGCCCGGCGCCCGGGCGGGACGCGGCGTGGCGGTCGCCGGAGATCGCGGTGTGGTCGGGAGACACCGTCGTGGCCGACGCGGAGGGGTTCCTCTACTTCGTGGGCCGCAAGGACGAGATGATCAAGACCTCCGGGTACCGGGTCAGCCCGGCCGAGGTCGAGGAGGTCGCCCACACCACCGGTCTGGTCCGCGACGCCGTCGCCCTGGGCGTCGCCGACGACCTGCTCGGGCAACGGGTGGTCCTCGTCGCCAGCCCCGCCGCCAGGGACGGGTTCACGGCGGAGGCCCTCCTGCAGGCGATGCGCCGCAGCCTCCCGCTGTACATGGTCCCCTCGGAGGTGGTCGTGCGCCCGGAGCTCCCACGCTCGCCCAACGGCAAGCTCGATCGGGCCCTGCTGCGCGAGGAGCTGGCCCGATGA
- the mfd gene encoding transcription-repair coupling factor has product MKLTGLLPLLRTDPAVASAVELAREPVLAPMVSVDVPLGVRAPLVAQLAGADGTPDGAAHRSGADGGRPVVVVTATGREADEAASALRNFLPDDDVAVFPAWETLPHERLSPRSDTVARRLAVLRRLTHPDPDGGQAGPIRVLVMPVRALLQPVVEGLGDLEPVSLRIGQQADLEEIAARLAAAAYTRVDMVERRGEFAVRGGILDVFPPTEDHPLRIEFWGDDVEEIRWFAVADQRSLEIAEQGLWAPPCRELLLTEPVRARAKALMADLPGAVDMLEKLSEGIAVEGMESLAPVLTERMQPVLDLVPDGTLLLLSDPERVRRRAHDLAATTEEFLAAAWTSAAQGGKVPLDLRAASFADLAEARALALTRGLGWWSLTALPTDAELLEDDGSSALVVGAREVERYQGDVERALKDLGDLVREGWRLVLTTEGPGPARRMSEQLAAADVPARLVAEVAEEPPAAVVLVTTASSGRGFVAPALRLAMLTESDITGRAGTSTRDMRKMPSRRRNVVDPLALRTGDHVVHEQHGVGRFVELVQRTVGTGADATTREYMVIEYASSKRGQPGDRLFVPTDSLDQVTKYTGGESPTLSRMGGGDWAKTKASAKKAVKKIASELIRLYAARMSTQGHAFAPDTPWQRELEDAFPYAETADQLVTIDEVKADMEKPTPMDRLISGDVGYGKTEIAVRAAFKAVQDGKQVAVLVPTTLLVQQHLDTFTERYAGFPVTVRALSRFQSDAEAEAVREGARTGAVDVVIGTHRLITGEVRFKDLGLVIVDEEQRFGVEHKETLKQMRTDVDVLAMSATPIPRTLEMAITGIREMSTLATPPEERHPILTFVGPYEEKQIAAALRRELLREGQVFYVHNRVQSINKVAAHLSELVPEARVAVAHGKMNEHQLEKVIQDFWNKEYDVLVTTTIVETGLDISNANTLVVERADQLGLSQLHQLRGRVGRGRERAYAYFLYPPEKPLTETAHDRLATIAAHTDLGAGIQVAMKDLEIRGAGNLLGGEQSGHIAGVGFDLYVRMVSDAVAEYRGEKETEKADVKIELPIDAHVPHDYIAHERLRLEAYAKIAAAGGEASIQAIREELTDRYGPVPEPVLRLFAVAALREKARGVGLTDITGQGRYVRFAPVDLPESAQLRLKRLYPGTVLKPAVRTILVPYPMTAKIAGKPLKDLALMAWVDELVDAVLAGSVAAAAGVGATAG; this is encoded by the coding sequence ATGAAGCTCACCGGACTGCTCCCGCTGCTGCGCACCGACCCCGCCGTCGCCTCCGCCGTCGAGCTCGCCCGCGAGCCGGTCCTCGCTCCGATGGTGTCCGTCGACGTCCCGCTCGGCGTGCGCGCACCGCTCGTGGCCCAGCTCGCCGGTGCGGACGGCACGCCCGACGGCGCGGCGCACCGGTCCGGGGCGGACGGCGGCCGCCCGGTCGTGGTCGTCACCGCCACCGGCCGGGAGGCCGACGAGGCGGCGAGCGCGCTGCGCAACTTCCTCCCCGACGACGACGTCGCGGTCTTCCCCGCGTGGGAGACCCTGCCGCACGAGCGGCTCTCCCCCCGCAGCGACACGGTCGCCCGCCGCCTCGCGGTGCTGCGCCGCCTGACCCACCCCGACCCCGACGGCGGCCAGGCCGGCCCGATCCGGGTGCTCGTCATGCCGGTGCGCGCCCTGCTCCAGCCGGTCGTGGAGGGGCTGGGCGACCTCGAGCCCGTCTCGCTGCGCATCGGCCAGCAGGCCGACCTGGAGGAGATCGCCGCACGCCTCGCCGCGGCCGCCTACACCCGGGTCGACATGGTCGAGCGGCGCGGGGAGTTCGCCGTCCGCGGCGGCATCCTCGACGTCTTCCCGCCGACCGAGGACCACCCCCTGCGGATCGAGTTCTGGGGCGACGACGTCGAGGAGATCCGCTGGTTCGCCGTCGCCGACCAGCGCTCGCTCGAGATCGCCGAGCAGGGCCTGTGGGCGCCGCCGTGCCGCGAGCTGCTGCTCACCGAGCCCGTCCGCGCCCGGGCCAAGGCCCTCATGGCGGACCTGCCCGGCGCCGTCGACATGCTCGAGAAGCTCTCCGAGGGCATCGCGGTCGAGGGCATGGAGTCCCTCGCGCCGGTCCTCACCGAGCGGATGCAGCCGGTCCTCGACCTCGTCCCCGACGGCACGCTCCTCCTGCTGTCCGACCCCGAGCGGGTGCGCCGCCGCGCCCACGACCTCGCCGCCACCACCGAGGAGTTCCTCGCCGCCGCCTGGACCTCCGCCGCGCAGGGCGGCAAGGTCCCGCTGGACCTGCGGGCCGCCTCCTTCGCCGACCTCGCCGAGGCCCGCGCCCTGGCGCTGACCCGGGGGCTCGGTTGGTGGTCGCTCACGGCCCTGCCCACCGACGCCGAGCTCCTCGAGGACGACGGAAGCTCCGCGCTCGTCGTCGGCGCCCGCGAGGTCGAGCGCTACCAGGGCGACGTCGAGCGGGCGCTGAAGGACCTCGGTGACCTCGTCCGCGAGGGCTGGCGCCTGGTCCTGACCACGGAGGGCCCCGGCCCCGCCCGGCGGATGAGCGAGCAGCTCGCCGCCGCGGACGTCCCGGCCCGGCTGGTCGCCGAGGTCGCGGAGGAGCCGCCGGCCGCCGTCGTGCTGGTGACGACGGCGAGCAGCGGCCGCGGGTTCGTCGCGCCCGCGCTGAGGCTGGCGATGCTCACCGAGTCCGACATCACCGGGCGCGCCGGCACCTCCACCCGCGACATGCGCAAGATGCCCTCGCGGCGGCGCAACGTCGTCGACCCCCTCGCCCTGCGCACCGGCGACCACGTCGTGCACGAGCAGCACGGCGTAGGGCGGTTCGTCGAGCTCGTCCAGCGCACCGTGGGCACCGGCGCGGACGCCACGACCCGCGAGTACATGGTCATCGAGTACGCCTCGTCCAAGCGCGGCCAGCCCGGCGACCGGCTCTTCGTCCCCACCGACTCCCTCGACCAGGTCACGAAGTACACCGGCGGCGAGTCGCCCACGCTGAGCCGGATGGGCGGCGGCGACTGGGCGAAGACGAAGGCCAGCGCGAAGAAGGCCGTCAAGAAGATCGCGAGCGAGCTCATCCGGCTCTACGCCGCGCGCATGTCCACCCAGGGCCACGCCTTCGCCCCCGACACCCCGTGGCAGCGCGAGCTCGAGGACGCCTTCCCCTACGCCGAGACCGCCGACCAGCTCGTCACCATCGACGAGGTCAAGGCGGACATGGAGAAGCCCACCCCGATGGACCGCCTCATCAGCGGCGACGTGGGCTACGGCAAGACCGAGATCGCCGTCCGGGCAGCGTTCAAGGCCGTCCAGGACGGCAAGCAGGTCGCGGTCCTCGTGCCCACCACCCTGCTCGTCCAGCAGCACCTGGACACCTTCACCGAGCGCTACGCCGGGTTCCCCGTCACGGTCCGGGCGCTCTCGCGCTTCCAGAGCGACGCCGAGGCCGAGGCCGTGCGCGAGGGAGCCCGCACCGGCGCGGTCGACGTCGTCATCGGCACCCACCGCCTCATCACCGGCGAGGTGCGCTTCAAGGACCTCGGCCTGGTGATCGTCGACGAGGAGCAGCGCTTCGGCGTCGAGCACAAGGAGACGCTCAAGCAGATGCGCACCGACGTCGACGTCCTCGCGATGTCGGCCACGCCGATCCCGCGCACCCTGGAGATGGCCATCACCGGGATCCGGGAGATGTCGACCCTGGCGACGCCGCCCGAGGAGCGCCACCCCATCCTCACCTTCGTCGGGCCCTACGAGGAGAAGCAGATCGCCGCGGCGCTCCGGCGCGAGCTGCTGCGGGAGGGGCAGGTCTTCTACGTCCACAACCGGGTCCAGTCCATCAACAAGGTGGCCGCGCACCTCTCCGAGCTCGTGCCCGAGGCGAGGGTCGCCGTCGCGCACGGCAAGATGAACGAGCACCAGCTCGAGAAGGTCATCCAAGACTTCTGGAACAAGGAGTACGACGTCCTGGTGACGACGACGATCGTCGAGACCGGCCTGGACATCTCCAACGCCAACACCCTCGTCGTCGAGCGCGCCGACCAGCTCGGACTGTCCCAGCTGCACCAGCTTCGCGGGCGCGTGGGCCGCGGGCGCGAGCGCGCCTACGCCTACTTCCTCTACCCGCCGGAGAAGCCCCTGACCGAGACGGCGCACGACCGGCTCGCCACGATCGCCGCGCACACCGACCTCGGCGCCGGCATCCAGGTGGCGATGAAGGACCTCGAGATCCGCGGCGCGGGCAACCTCCTCGGCGGGGAGCAGTCCGGGCACATCGCCGGGGTGGGCTTCGACCTGTACGTGCGGATGGTCTCCGATGCCGTCGCGGAGTACCGGGGGGAGAAGGAGACCGAGAAGGCGGACGTCAAGATCGAGCTGCCCATCGACGCCCACGTCCCGCACGACTACATCGCCCACGAGCGGCTGCGGCTGGAGGCCTACGCGAAGATCGCCGCGGCCGGGGGCGAGGCGTCGATCCAGGCGATCCGTGAGGAGCTCACCGACCGCTACGGCCCGGTGCCCGAGCCGGTGCTGCGGCTCTTCGCCGTCGCGGCGCTGCGGGAGAAGGCGCGCGGGGTCGGCCTCACCGACATCACCGGCCAGGGGCGCTACGTCCGCTTCGCCCCGGTGGACCTTCCCGAGTCGGCGCAGCTGCGCCTCAAGCGGCTCTACCCCGGGACCGTGCTCAAGCCCGCCGTGCGCACGATCCTCGTGCCCTACCCCATGACCGCGAAGATCGCGGGCAAGCCGCTCAAGGACCTCGCGCTCATGGCGTGGGTGGACGAGCTCGTCGACGCCGTGCTGGCCGGGTCGGTCGCGGCCGCCGCCGGGGTGGGTGCGACGGCGGGCTGA
- a CDS encoding DUF2231 domain-containing protein, which yields MFDTIQGLPLHPLVVHAVVVLLPLAVAGTLAVALVPRWRRTFGPLVALVTTAGTALVPVATQSGESLVARVGAPAGDHQVLGGQLLWFVLPMALLLWALVVMDRRAVPADAPRAAGTGRRAADDGRPAPRRGVGAMAATTSRETRTAGGAVTVVAALAVVAAFAAGFQVYRVGESGARSVWGGVGTSQAG from the coding sequence ATGTTCGACACCATCCAGGGCCTGCCCCTGCACCCCCTCGTCGTGCACGCGGTCGTGGTCCTGCTGCCCCTCGCGGTCGCCGGCACGCTCGCCGTCGCCCTCGTGCCCCGGTGGCGCCGGACGTTCGGACCCCTCGTCGCACTCGTCACGACCGCCGGCACCGCGCTGGTGCCCGTCGCGACGCAGAGCGGCGAGTCGCTCGTGGCCCGGGTCGGCGCGCCGGCGGGCGACCACCAGGTGCTCGGCGGGCAGCTGCTCTGGTTCGTCCTGCCGATGGCGCTCCTGCTGTGGGCGCTCGTCGTGATGGACCGGCGCGCGGTCCCGGCGGACGCTCCACGAGCGGCCGGCACGGGCCGGCGCGCGGCCGACGACGGGCGCCCCGCCCCCCGGCGCGGCGTGGGGGCGATGGCGGCGACGACGTCGCGCGAGACCCGCACCGCCGGCGGGGCCGTGACGGTGGTGGCCGCGCTGGCGGTGGTCGCGGCGTTCGCCGCCGGCTTCCAGGTCTACCGGGTGGGGGAGAGCGGCGCCCGGTCGGTGTGGGGCGGCGTGGGCACGAGCCAGGCCGGCTGA
- a CDS encoding ABC transporter ATP-binding protein, which produces MGHGGMGGPGGFGRTLRQDDSVKDHRLRRGTTGRVLAYAAPHRRYIAVFLALVVVGSLMVVATPLLLQRIIDDGVANEDRRLVVILAGLVAAVAVAEAVLNLLQRWFSSRIGEGLIYDLRTDVFGHVQRQSVAFFTRTQTGSLVTRLNSDVIGAQQAFTSTLSGVVSNVLSVTVVLITMLALSWQITVVALLVVPALLLPARRVGRRLAGLRRRGMELNAELGNRMTERFNVAGALLVKLFGDPQREDAEFAERAARVREIGVRTAMSSRVFFAALGAMASLATALVYGVGGVLAIDQVVTIGTLVAFAGLLGRLYGPVTALSNVQVDVMSALVSFERVFEVLDLQPMITDAEDAVDLPEGPLDVELDDIRFAYPRADQVSIVSLEGEPTRTAEALADGGENAAAVAVEAADASEDDTDEAPPDAGEEVLKGITLRVEPGTMLALVGPSGAGKTTLSTMVARLYDPTSGAVRIAGLDLRRVRQASLHRAVGVVTQDAHLFHDTVRANLRYARPDATEAELFDALRAAHVEPLIQRLPEGLDTVVGERGHRLSGGEKQRVAIARLLLRSPRIVVLDEATAHLDSESEAAVQQALDSAMAGRTSIVIAHRLSTVRKADSIAVVDRGRIVEQGTHAELLAAGGLYAELYETQFSHQHA; this is translated from the coding sequence ATGGGCCACGGCGGGATGGGCGGTCCCGGCGGTTTCGGCCGCACCCTGCGCCAGGACGACTCCGTCAAGGACCACCGCCTCCGGCGCGGCACCACCGGGCGCGTGCTCGCCTACGCCGCGCCCCACCGCCGGTACATCGCCGTCTTCCTCGCCCTCGTGGTGGTCGGCTCGCTCATGGTGGTCGCCACACCGCTGCTCCTCCAGCGCATCATCGACGACGGCGTCGCGAACGAGGACCGGCGCCTCGTCGTCATCCTCGCCGGGCTCGTCGCCGCGGTGGCCGTGGCCGAGGCGGTCCTCAACCTCCTCCAGCGCTGGTTCTCCTCGCGTATCGGCGAGGGCCTGATCTACGACCTGCGCACCGACGTCTTCGGGCACGTCCAGCGCCAGTCGGTCGCCTTCTTCACCCGGACACAGACGGGCTCGCTCGTCACCCGCCTCAACTCCGACGTCATCGGCGCGCAGCAGGCCTTCACCTCCACCCTCTCGGGCGTGGTCTCGAACGTCCTCTCCGTCACCGTGGTTCTGATCACGATGCTGGCGCTGTCCTGGCAGATCACCGTGGTGGCGCTGCTCGTCGTCCCCGCACTCCTGCTGCCCGCCCGGCGGGTCGGGCGCCGGCTGGCCGGCCTGCGCCGGCGCGGCATGGAGCTCAACGCCGAGCTGGGCAACCGGATGACCGAGCGCTTCAACGTGGCCGGCGCCCTGCTCGTCAAGCTCTTCGGCGACCCCCAGCGCGAGGACGCGGAGTTCGCCGAGAGGGCCGCCCGGGTCCGCGAGATCGGGGTCCGCACGGCGATGAGCTCGCGGGTCTTCTTCGCCGCGCTCGGTGCCATGGCCTCCCTCGCCACCGCCCTGGTCTACGGCGTCGGCGGCGTCCTGGCCATCGACCAGGTGGTCACCATCGGGACCCTGGTCGCCTTCGCCGGGCTCCTGGGCCGCCTGTACGGCCCGGTCACCGCGCTGAGCAACGTCCAGGTCGACGTCATGAGCGCCCTCGTCAGCTTCGAGCGTGTCTTCGAGGTGCTCGACCTGCAGCCGATGATCACCGACGCCGAGGACGCCGTCGACCTGCCCGAGGGCCCCCTCGACGTCGAGCTCGACGACATCCGGTTCGCCTACCCCCGGGCGGACCAGGTCTCCATCGTCTCGCTCGAGGGCGAGCCGACCCGGACCGCCGAGGCCCTCGCTGACGGCGGGGAGAACGCGGCGGCCGTGGCGGTGGAGGCTGCGGACGCTTCCGAGGACGACACCGACGAGGCTCCCCCCGACGCGGGGGAGGAGGTTCTCAAGGGCATCACCCTGCGGGTCGAGCCGGGCACGATGCTCGCGCTCGTGGGCCCCTCGGGCGCCGGCAAGACGACGCTGTCCACGATGGTGGCGCGCCTGTACGACCCCACCTCGGGGGCGGTGCGCATCGCCGGGCTGGACCTGCGCCGTGTCCGGCAGGCCTCGCTGCACCGCGCTGTCGGTGTCGTCACCCAGGACGCTCACCTCTTCCACGACACCGTCCGGGCCAACCTCCGCTACGCGCGGCCGGACGCGACCGAGGCGGAGCTGTTCGACGCACTGCGCGCCGCGCACGTCGAGCCGCTCATCCAGCGCCTGCCCGAGGGCCTGGACACGGTGGTCGGCGAGCGCGGGCATCGTCTCTCGGGCGGGGAGAAGCAGCGCGTGGCGATCGCGCGCCTCCTGCTGCGCTCACCCCGGATCGTCGTGCTGGACGAGGCGACGGCGCACCTGGACTCCGAGTCCGAGGCAGCCGTGCAGCAGGCGCTGGACAGCGCCATGGCCGGGCGCACGTCGATCGTCATCGCCCACCGGCTCTCCACGGTGCGCAAGGCCGACTCCATCGCGGTGGTGGACCGCGGCCGGATCGTGGAGCAGGGCACGCACGCCGAGCTGCTCGCCGCCGGCGGTCTGTACGCCGAGCTGTACGAGACGCAGTTCTCGCACCAGCACGCCTGA
- a CDS encoding MFS transporter: protein MSLLTDVSSESVAAVLPLYLTTALGLSFVAYGVIDGIFQGAGALVRVLGGWASDRGDRPKWVAFAGYLLSALSRGGLLLAQGFGAVTAVVVVDRFGKGIRTAPRDSLIAASSAPETLARSFGVHRTLDTVGAALGPLLAFVILTLVPEGYSSVFVMSFGFAVLGVLTLGLFVPDRRPRRELAAPGTRPEPIDWRRLADPRLRRLVVVVSVLGLLTIGDGFVYLSLQARDGFATRWFPLLSVGTNIAYIALAVPFGRLADRFGRARVLVLGHVGLLVAYALAAAPAAGTALTLASLAALGAYYAATDGVLAAVAGRLVDPSLRASAIGAAQAVVALSRMLASALFGVLWYTLGRGGAMLAVTVALAVALPLCLRAVSRLDPPAPGPAVEPGSPAPGETEASERTGEGEK from the coding sequence GTGAGCCTGCTCACCGACGTCTCCTCCGAGTCGGTCGCGGCCGTCCTGCCGCTGTACCTCACGACGGCGCTCGGGCTCTCGTTCGTCGCGTACGGGGTGATCGACGGGATCTTTCAGGGGGCCGGTGCACTTGTGCGGGTGCTGGGCGGGTGGGCGTCCGACCGCGGCGACCGGCCCAAGTGGGTGGCGTTCGCCGGCTACCTGCTCTCCGCGCTCAGCCGGGGCGGGCTCCTCCTCGCCCAGGGCTTCGGCGCGGTCACGGCCGTCGTGGTGGTCGACCGGTTCGGCAAGGGCATCCGCACCGCACCGCGGGACTCCCTCATCGCGGCGTCCTCGGCGCCGGAGACACTCGCGCGCTCCTTCGGCGTGCACCGCACCCTGGACACCGTGGGCGCGGCGCTCGGTCCGCTCCTCGCGTTCGTGATCCTCACCCTGGTGCCCGAGGGCTACTCCTCCGTGTTCGTCATGTCCTTCGGCTTCGCGGTACTCGGGGTCCTGACCCTGGGACTCTTCGTGCCCGACCGCCGTCCCCGGCGCGAGCTCGCCGCACCCGGCACGCGCCCGGAGCCGATCGACTGGCGCCGGCTCGCCGACCCGCGCCTCCGGCGTCTCGTCGTCGTCGTCTCCGTACTCGGACTGCTCACGATCGGCGACGGCTTCGTCTACCTCTCGCTCCAGGCCCGCGACGGCTTCGCCACCCGGTGGTTCCCCCTGCTCTCCGTGGGCACGAACATCGCCTACATCGCCCTCGCCGTACCCTTCGGGCGTCTCGCCGACCGGTTCGGTCGCGCCCGGGTCCTCGTCCTCGGCCACGTCGGTCTCCTGGTGGCGTACGCGCTCGCCGCGGCCCCCGCTGCCGGCACCGCCCTCACGCTGGCCAGCCTGGCCGCCCTGGGCGCCTACTACGCCGCCACCGACGGCGTCCTCGCGGCAGTCGCGGGCCGGTTGGTGGACCCGTCGCTGCGAGCCAGCGCCATCGGTGCGGCCCAGGCCGTCGTCGCCCTGTCCCGGATGCTCGCGTCCGCGCTCTTCGGTGTGCTCTGGTACACCCTCGGCCGCGGCGGCGCCATGCTCGCCGTCACGGTCGCGCTGGCCGTGGCGCTGCCACTGTGCCTGCGCGCGGTGTCCCGGCTGGACCCACCGGCTCCCGGGCCGGCGGTGGAGCCGGGGTCGCCCGCCCCGGGGGAGACTGAGGCGAGCGAGCGCACGGGGGAGGGCGAGAAGTGA
- a CDS encoding DUF4082 domain-containing protein: protein MSLSSPARALPLRTRRSLWAAVGVVVAVVALLLTAFQPLRADAATDPVGLLTSGTPDEAAVDSDRRSVELGMRFTAKTEGAATGVRVYQASSSRYATPRTGTLWSESGEALAIASFKPVRNAGWRTVTFSEPVELTPGRTYTVSVFAPNGRYAATNDYFSDAVSTENLRAPADAGVYRYGSSSGFPTSTFRSSNYWVDVMFVPGAATGPTPEPTPEPTPEPTPEPSPEPTPEPSPEPTPEPTPEPSPEPTPEPSPEPTPEPTPEPSPEPEPEPEPEPEPTTTPGQFPTRTSTGVPAGWTPSRTVTGNYTVSTAGAVVEDLRINDGTLVVNAPNVTVRRVEILGGSINNFVGPVCYDGLVVEDTTITRSTSQSTSGDWPALGTGGYTARNVEIDGLPEGFRVGGKGDCGPVTIENSFASVRYPDQCVDWHGDALQGYDGPALTMRNTTLEMIQSSSCGGTAPFFYPHSQGNTSVDIDNLLVKGGGYPFRLGMPGTVDGLKIVDGSWNFGPIDVKCSVLSSWDAEIVTLDADGQPVTVRDQACNTESGN, encoded by the coding sequence ATGTCCCTCTCCTCACCCGCGCGCGCTCTTCCGCTGCGCACCAGACGCTCGCTGTGGGCCGCCGTCGGCGTGGTCGTCGCGGTCGTCGCGCTGCTGCTGACGGCCTTTCAGCCCCTCCGGGCCGACGCCGCGACCGATCCCGTCGGTCTTCTCACCAGCGGGACCCCGGACGAAGCCGCGGTGGACTCCGATCGCCGGTCGGTCGAGCTCGGGATGCGATTCACCGCGAAGACGGAGGGAGCGGCGACGGGAGTGCGCGTCTACCAGGCCTCGAGCTCGCGATACGCGACACCCCGGACGGGCACCCTGTGGAGCGAGTCCGGCGAGGCGCTGGCCATCGCGAGCTTCAAGCCCGTCCGCAACGCGGGATGGCGCACGGTCACCTTCTCCGAGCCCGTCGAGCTGACCCCCGGGCGGACCTACACCGTCTCGGTCTTCGCGCCGAACGGACGCTACGCCGCCACGAACGACTACTTCTCCGACGCGGTGAGCACAGAGAACCTCCGGGCCCCCGCCGACGCCGGCGTCTACCGGTACGGCTCCAGCTCCGGCTTCCCGACGAGCACCTTCCGTTCCTCCAACTACTGGGTCGACGTGATGTTCGTGCCCGGCGCCGCCACCGGACCGACGCCCGAGCCCACCCCCGAGCCGACGCCGGAACCCACGCCCGAGCCCTCGCCCGAGCCCACGCCGGAGCCCTCGCCCGAGCCCACCCCCGAGCCCACCCCCGAGCCCTCGCCCGAGCCCACCCCCGAGCCCTCGCCCGAGCCCACCCCCGAGCCCACCCCCGAGCCCTCGCCGGAGCCCGAGCCGGAGCCCGAGCCCGAGCCCGAGCCCACGACGACCCCCGGTCAGTTCCCCACGCGCACGAGCACCGGCGTCCCCGCCGGCTGGACCCCCTCCCGGACCGTCACCGGCAACTACACCGTGAGTACTGCAGGTGCCGTCGTCGAGGACCTCCGCATCAACGACGGCACCCTCGTCGTCAACGCGCCGAACGTGACCGTGCGCCGTGTCGAGATCCTCGGCGGCAGCATCAACAACTTCGTCGGACCCGTCTGCTACGACGGCCTGGTGGTCGAGGACACGACGATCACCCGCTCGACCAGCCAGAGCACGAGCGGTGACTGGCCGGCACTCGGCACCGGTGGCTACACCGCGCGGAACGTCGAGATCGACGGCCTCCCTGAGGGCTTCCGGGTCGGCGGCAAGGGCGACTGCGGCCCCGTGACGATCGAGAACTCGTTCGCCTCCGTCCGGTACCCGGACCAGTGCGTGGACTGGCACGGCGATGCGCTCCAGGGCTACGACGGCCCGGCACTCACCATGCGCAACACGACGCTGGAGATGATCCAGAGCAGCTCCTGCGGCGGCACCGCGCCGTTCTTCTACCCGCACAGCCAGGGCAACACCTCCGTCGACATCGACAACCTCCTGGTCAAGGGGGGCGGTTACCCCTTCCGGTTGGGGATGCCCGGCACGGTCGACGGGCTCAAGATCGTCGACGGTTCGTGGAACTTCGGCCCGATCGATGTCAAGTGCTCGGTGCTGTCGAGCTGGGACGCGGAGATCGTCACCCTGGACGCCGACGGCCAGCCCGTGACCGTCCGTGACCAGGCCTGCAACACGGAGTCCGGCAACTGA